The Urbifossiella limnaea genome has a window encoding:
- a CDS encoding Kelch repeat-containing protein, whose product MLLPLALAAAAAGQPPFPPKPAVAAALADLRPNHAVLLGKADVVGDFNDTARKYDLHKTGPRGRDFTNKMCWAPDRKRALFCGANHAVPHRLNDVWEFDLPSLTWSMLYAPDLPRGYTDLGKDTSDVEFKDGVLVTKRGGPAVIAHTWWGLTYDPRRRELLFMNTWVTDQKKAVRDLGGDPAALYAGPPLWAFNPAARTWRPFRSPRPYPVPIFGGMLEYVPELGGSVWHANNWQTRGSWVHDFEKDTWTDLKANGGGKAFEAEAPEPEQVGYYDPGRKLLVVHRHHTTHHYDVKANAWRKVLAGDKDDGKTPYGHDARAVFYHDPASGHGLLVQFQTNTVWAYDPDRVTWTKLTPQGDPMPTGGKRLGYVDPVLNALVVIDGTTVWAYRYR is encoded by the coding sequence ATGCTCCTCCCCCTCGCACTCGCCGCCGCGGCCGCCGGGCAGCCGCCCTTCCCTCCCAAGCCCGCCGTCGCCGCGGCGCTCGCCGACCTGCGGCCGAACCACGCCGTTCTCCTCGGCAAGGCCGACGTCGTCGGCGACTTCAACGACACCGCCCGCAAGTACGACCTGCACAAGACCGGCCCCCGCGGCCGCGACTTCACCAACAAGATGTGCTGGGCGCCGGACCGGAAGCGCGCCCTGTTCTGCGGCGCCAACCACGCCGTGCCGCACCGCCTCAATGACGTGTGGGAGTTCGACCTGCCGTCGCTCACGTGGTCGATGCTGTACGCCCCGGACCTGCCGCGCGGGTACACCGACCTCGGCAAGGACACGTCCGACGTCGAGTTCAAGGACGGCGTCTTGGTGACGAAGCGCGGCGGCCCGGCGGTGATCGCGCACACCTGGTGGGGGCTCACCTACGACCCGCGGCGGCGCGAGCTGCTGTTCATGAACACGTGGGTGACCGACCAGAAGAAGGCCGTCCGCGACCTCGGCGGCGACCCGGCCGCGCTCTACGCCGGCCCGCCGCTGTGGGCGTTCAACCCCGCGGCCCGCACGTGGCGGCCGTTCCGCAGCCCGCGGCCGTACCCGGTGCCGATCTTCGGCGGGATGCTGGAGTACGTTCCCGAGCTCGGCGGCAGCGTGTGGCACGCGAACAACTGGCAGACGCGCGGCAGCTGGGTCCACGACTTCGAGAAGGACACGTGGACGGATTTGAAGGCGAACGGCGGCGGCAAGGCGTTCGAGGCCGAGGCGCCGGAGCCCGAGCAGGTCGGCTACTACGACCCGGGCCGCAAGCTGCTGGTCGTCCACCGCCACCACACGACGCACCACTACGACGTGAAGGCGAACGCGTGGCGGAAGGTGCTGGCCGGCGACAAGGACGACGGCAAGACGCCCTACGGCCACGACGCCCGCGCGGTGTTCTACCACGACCCGGCGAGCGGCCACGGCCTGCTCGTGCAGTTCCAGACGAACACCGTCTGGGCCTACGACCCGGACCGGGTGACGTGGACGAAGCTGACCCCGCAGGGCGACCCGATGCCGACCGGCGGCAAGCGGCTCGGGTACGTCGACCCGGTACTCAACGCACTGGTCGTGATCGACGGCACCACGGTGT